One genomic region from Hyalangium minutum encodes:
- a CDS encoding AraC family transcriptional regulator yields MPTELVPIPSVVLDRLTRLGVDVAQVLRQAGILPSRFQPPRAKLTVAEFFAFWRALEQVSARPDVGVRMGTEALPHQFDVASLAALHSANLGEALRKFSRYKRVVCSEQVSIDVTRREARVSFHWLHVEETLPLRLVDATFSSLVALARRGTGQPVPPLRLELARSRADEALLRQHFGCKIRFDAPVDLLVFEEAALALPFITHNAELLETMLPGLEAALTESLSSTSVADDLRALLGRQMSGERPSVDKAAQEMRMSPRTLQRRLQQLGTSYQSVLDQVRHDTSRRLLENTQLDTGEVAFLLGFEELNSFTRAFHGWEGVAPNAWRKSRRGQPST; encoded by the coding sequence GTGCCCACCGAACTCGTTCCCATCCCCAGCGTCGTGCTTGATCGCCTGACCCGGCTGGGCGTCGACGTGGCCCAGGTGCTGCGACAGGCGGGCATCCTGCCCTCCCGGTTCCAGCCCCCGAGGGCCAAGCTGACGGTGGCCGAGTTCTTCGCGTTCTGGCGAGCGCTGGAGCAGGTCAGCGCGCGGCCAGACGTCGGCGTGCGCATGGGAACCGAGGCTCTCCCCCATCAATTCGATGTCGCGTCGCTCGCGGCGCTGCACTCGGCCAACCTGGGGGAGGCCCTCCGGAAGTTCTCGCGCTACAAGCGGGTGGTCTGCTCGGAGCAGGTGTCCATCGACGTGACTCGCCGCGAGGCCCGGGTGAGCTTCCATTGGCTGCATGTCGAGGAAACGCTGCCCCTGCGGCTCGTGGATGCCACGTTCTCTTCCCTGGTCGCCCTCGCGCGCCGGGGGACCGGACAGCCTGTGCCGCCCTTGCGGCTCGAGCTGGCGCGGAGCCGCGCGGACGAGGCCCTCCTCCGGCAGCACTTCGGCTGCAAGATTCGCTTCGACGCGCCAGTCGACCTCCTCGTGTTCGAAGAGGCGGCGCTCGCCCTGCCCTTCATCACCCACAACGCCGAGCTCCTCGAGACCATGCTGCCAGGGCTGGAGGCAGCCTTGACCGAGAGCCTGAGCTCCACGTCCGTGGCGGACGACCTGCGAGCCCTTCTGGGGCGGCAGATGAGCGGTGAGCGGCCCAGTGTCGACAAGGCCGCCCAGGAGATGCGGATGAGCCCGCGCACCCTCCAGCGCCGGCTCCAGCAGCTCGGCACCTCCTATCAGAGCGTGCTGGATCAGGTCCGCCACGACACCTCGCGCCGCCTGCTGGAGAACACGCAGCTCGACACGGGCGAGGTCGCGTTCCTCCTCGGCTTCGAGGAACTCAACTCCTTCACCCGTGCCTTCCATGGTTGGGAGGGCGTCGCGCCCAACGCGTGGCGGAAGTCCCGGCGCGGCCAGCCCTCCACGTGA
- a CDS encoding glutamine synthetase family protein, whose protein sequence is MGTRSKAKVISHPVMARRARAKDKGETVDALMREPGGVDFLRKWFEEKGVRKVKVGAVDLDGVWRGKYISTDKFFSAVKGGLGFCDVVFGWDLADELLDNTQVTGWHTGYPDAQARVDVSTGRIIPWEPDTAAFLLDFVNADGTPFGPSPRQLLQKIARRARDLGYLPKFGAEYEFYIFKETPHSLHEKGFQGLTPLTPGMFGYSWLRTSLNSPLVHALIDGCNGFGVDIEGFHTETGPGVFEAAIRYDEVEKAADKAVLFKTVAKEICARHGLTACFMAKVNAKLPGCSGHVHQSLWNLKGGTNLFHDEDSPDGISETMRHYLGGQVELMPELTALYWPTVNSYKRSVENTWAPTTATWGRENRTTAIRVIGDSPKSMRLEYRQLGADMNAYVGMAVSLAAGLWGIQNEVEPPPMCSGNGYEANARPLPRNLKEAVTLLERSERARELLGDDFVDHYVRTRKWEVRQYERAVTNWELERYLELI, encoded by the coding sequence ATGGGGACTCGGTCGAAGGCGAAGGTCATCTCTCACCCGGTGATGGCGCGGCGCGCCCGCGCGAAGGACAAGGGCGAGACCGTCGACGCGCTGATGCGTGAGCCTGGCGGCGTGGACTTCCTGCGCAAGTGGTTCGAGGAGAAGGGCGTCCGCAAGGTGAAGGTGGGCGCGGTGGACCTCGATGGCGTCTGGCGCGGCAAGTACATCTCCACGGACAAGTTCTTCTCTGCCGTGAAGGGCGGGCTGGGTTTCTGTGACGTCGTCTTCGGCTGGGACCTGGCCGACGAGCTGCTCGACAACACGCAGGTGACGGGCTGGCACACGGGCTACCCGGACGCGCAGGCGCGCGTGGACGTGTCCACCGGCCGCATCATCCCGTGGGAGCCGGACACCGCCGCGTTCCTGCTGGACTTCGTGAACGCGGACGGCACGCCGTTCGGCCCGAGCCCGCGCCAGCTGCTGCAGAAGATCGCCCGCCGTGCGAGGGATCTGGGCTACCTGCCCAAGTTCGGTGCTGAGTACGAGTTCTACATCTTCAAGGAGACGCCGCACTCGCTGCACGAGAAGGGGTTCCAGGGGCTCACACCGCTGACACCGGGCATGTTCGGCTACTCGTGGCTGCGCACGTCACTGAACTCGCCGCTGGTGCACGCCCTTATCGACGGGTGTAACGGCTTCGGGGTGGACATCGAGGGTTTCCACACGGAGACAGGCCCCGGTGTCTTCGAGGCCGCCATCCGCTACGACGAGGTGGAGAAGGCCGCGGACAAGGCGGTGCTCTTCAAGACGGTGGCGAAGGAGATCTGCGCCCGACACGGCCTCACCGCGTGCTTCATGGCGAAGGTGAACGCGAAACTGCCGGGGTGCTCGGGACACGTGCACCAGTCACTGTGGAACCTCAAGGGTGGGACGAACCTGTTCCATGACGAGGACTCGCCGGACGGCATCAGCGAGACGATGCGGCACTACCTCGGTGGGCAGGTGGAGCTGATGCCGGAGCTGACGGCGCTCTACTGGCCCACGGTGAACAGCTACAAGCGCAGCGTGGAGAACACGTGGGCGCCCACCACCGCCACTTGGGGCCGGGAGAACCGCACCACCGCCATCCGCGTCATCGGCGACAGCCCCAAGTCCATGCGGCTGGAGTACCGGCAGCTCGGCGCGGACATGAACGCATACGTCGGCATGGCGGTGAGCCTCGCCGCGGGCCTGTGGGGCATTCAAAACGAGGTGGAGCCGCCGCCCATGTGCTCGGGCAACGGCTATGAGGCCAACGCGCGGCCCCTGCCGCGCAACCTGAAGGAGGCCGTCACCCTCCTGGAGCGCTCCGAGCGGGCCCGGGAGTTGCTCGGCGACGATTTCGTGGACCACTACGTTCGCACTCGGAAGTGGGAGGTGCGACAGTACGAGCGCGCCGTGACGAACTGGGAGCTCGAACGCTACTTGGAACTCATCTGA
- a CDS encoding AraC family transcriptional regulator, with the protein MAMTAWKQPPNSKLPELLAELASWINRFSPEDGTTPTEIPHVTLHRASRTGEPLRVLYQPSVCLIAQGSKQVMLSDELYTYDASTYLVASVDLPVTGQVAQATPKAPYLCIQLDLDPVEIADLVLKAGAPKPKQQGPHRGLFLGQTSKELLEAVLRLARLLETPEDAPTLAPLAIREILYRLLKGEHGWRLGQIATENSQAQRIAQVIGWLKAHFTEPLSIEKVAREVHMSPSSLHHHFKAVTAMSPLQYQKQLRLQEARRLLLSADVDVATAGFRVGYESPSQFGREYRRLFGTPPGKDLRRLREGGAIG; encoded by the coding sequence ATGGCGATGACCGCATGGAAGCAGCCCCCGAACTCGAAGCTCCCTGAGCTTCTGGCCGAGCTGGCCTCATGGATCAACCGCTTCAGCCCAGAAGACGGCACGACCCCCACGGAGATCCCGCACGTGACACTCCACCGGGCTTCGAGGACGGGGGAGCCGCTGCGCGTGCTCTATCAGCCCTCGGTGTGCCTCATCGCCCAGGGGAGCAAGCAGGTGATGCTGAGCGACGAGCTCTATACGTATGACGCCTCGACCTACCTCGTGGCCTCCGTGGACCTGCCCGTCACGGGCCAGGTGGCCCAAGCCACGCCCAAGGCGCCATACCTCTGCATCCAGCTCGACTTGGACCCTGTCGAGATCGCCGATCTGGTCCTCAAGGCGGGCGCCCCCAAGCCCAAACAGCAGGGCCCACACCGAGGCCTGTTCCTCGGGCAGACCTCCAAGGAGCTGCTGGAGGCGGTGCTCCGGTTGGCGCGCTTGCTGGAGACGCCCGAGGACGCTCCCACGCTGGCCCCGCTGGCCATCCGCGAGATCCTCTACCGCCTGCTCAAGGGAGAGCACGGCTGGAGGCTGGGACAGATCGCCACGGAGAACAGCCAGGCGCAGCGCATCGCCCAGGTCATCGGCTGGCTGAAGGCCCACTTCACGGAGCCGCTGAGCATCGAGAAGGTCGCACGCGAGGTGCACATGAGCCCCTCTTCGCTGCACCACCACTTCAAGGCCGTCACCGCGATGAGCCCGCTGCAGTACCAGAAGCAGCTCCGGCTCCAGGAGGCGCGCCGACTCCTGCTCAGCGCGGACGTCGACGTGGCTACGGCGGGCTTCCGCGTGGGCTACGAGAGCCCCTCGCAGTTCGGCCGCGAGTACCGGCGCCTGTTTGGAACACCGCCGGGCAAGGACCTGCGGCGGCTCCGGGAGGGTGGCGCCATCGGATAA
- a CDS encoding SDR family oxidoreductase, which translates to MRLQGKTAFITGGNSGIGLATARLFIAEGARVAITGRNPETLDAARAELGANLLTLQADLKDVASIERAVGEAVKAFGKLDIVFANAGIGGVTPVGQTSFQVFDDIIQTNLTGVFFTIQAAAPHLKDKASIILNGSVHAVLGAPGWSAYAATKGAVRSMTRVLASEFAPRGIRVNQVTPGAARTPVWSPLASTSDQMAALEQRLATSIPLGRMGEADEVAQAVLFLASDASSNVVAAEIVVDGGTIGAPHGAPVHRRA; encoded by the coding sequence ATGAGGCTCCAGGGGAAGACGGCTTTCATCACGGGCGGCAACAGCGGCATCGGGCTGGCGACGGCCCGTCTCTTCATCGCCGAGGGCGCGAGGGTGGCCATCACCGGCCGCAATCCCGAGACGCTCGACGCCGCGAGGGCGGAGCTGGGTGCCAACCTGCTGACGCTTCAGGCCGATCTGAAGGACGTCGCGTCGATTGAGCGAGCCGTGGGTGAGGCGGTGAAGGCTTTCGGCAAGCTCGACATCGTCTTCGCAAACGCCGGCATCGGAGGGGTGACGCCGGTGGGGCAGACGAGCTTCCAGGTGTTCGATGACATCATCCAGACGAACCTGACGGGAGTGTTCTTCACGATCCAGGCGGCGGCGCCTCATCTGAAGGACAAGGCCTCGATCATCCTCAATGGCTCCGTCCATGCCGTGCTGGGAGCGCCCGGCTGGTCCGCCTACGCCGCCACCAAGGGCGCGGTCCGGTCCATGACACGCGTCCTGGCTTCGGAGTTCGCTCCCCGAGGCATCCGCGTCAATCAGGTGACGCCGGGGGCGGCGCGCACGCCGGTCTGGTCCCCGCTGGCCTCCACCTCCGACCAGATGGCGGCTCTAGAGCAGAGGCTCGCCACGTCCATTCCGCTGGGGCGAATGGGCGAGGCGGACGAGGTTGCTCAGGCCGTTCTCTTCCTGGCCTCCGATGCGTCCTCGAATGTCGTCGCGGCCGAGATTGTCGTCGACGGCGGCACCATCGGCGCCCCGCACGGAGCTCCCGTGCACCGCCGGGCGTAG
- a CDS encoding iron-containing alcohol dehydrogenase — protein sequence MQPFDMPHDVRVTEMSWPTKIVFGVGALKRLPAQVARLKMKRPLVVTDAGVVKAGLAQRVFDELKNAGVDFAVFDRVEPNPTEKDVFAGLEAYRRGDCDGIVALGGGSPLDAAKLVQLLTTHEPPLSRYDDAKGGDQYVRDDLPPLIAIPTTAGTGSEVSRSGVATLEDTGRKTVIFSPHLLPKAAICDPELTLGLPPGVTAATGMDAFTHCLEAYIASGVHPLADAVAIDGIARVGRSLVTAVKEGSNVSARADMMVAAMEGAMAFQKGLGACHALAHALTPISGVHHGLANAIVLPVVMEFNRPMTTARLARVAVALGEFFNMREDVLAGHAIERVRKLNAAIGIPARLRDANVQEKDLPRIAAKAFEDASHLTNPRKCAEADLLMMLREAF from the coding sequence ATGCAGCCCTTCGATATGCCGCACGATGTCCGTGTCACCGAGATGTCCTGGCCCACGAAGATCGTCTTCGGGGTGGGCGCCCTGAAGCGCCTGCCCGCGCAGGTGGCCCGCCTGAAGATGAAGCGCCCGTTGGTGGTGACGGACGCGGGCGTGGTGAAGGCCGGGCTCGCCCAGCGCGTCTTCGACGAGCTGAAGAACGCCGGTGTGGACTTCGCGGTGTTCGACCGCGTGGAGCCCAACCCCACGGAGAAGGACGTCTTCGCGGGGCTGGAGGCCTACCGGCGCGGTGACTGTGACGGCATCGTGGCGCTCGGGGGCGGGAGCCCGCTGGACGCGGCGAAGCTGGTGCAACTGCTCACCACGCACGAGCCGCCGCTGTCCCGCTACGACGATGCCAAGGGGGGCGACCAGTACGTGCGTGACGACCTGCCGCCGCTCATCGCGATTCCCACCACGGCGGGGACGGGCTCGGAGGTGAGCCGCTCGGGCGTGGCGACGCTGGAGGACACCGGCCGCAAGACGGTCATCTTCAGCCCGCACCTGCTGCCCAAGGCGGCCATCTGCGATCCAGAGCTGACGCTGGGGCTGCCGCCGGGAGTGACGGCCGCCACCGGCATGGACGCCTTCACACACTGCCTGGAGGCGTACATCGCCAGCGGCGTCCACCCGCTGGCGGACGCGGTGGCCATCGACGGCATTGCCCGCGTGGGGCGCTCGCTGGTGACGGCGGTGAAAGAGGGCAGCAATGTCTCGGCTCGCGCGGACATGATGGTCGCCGCGATGGAGGGCGCCATGGCCTTCCAGAAGGGCCTCGGGGCCTGCCACGCGCTGGCGCACGCGCTGACGCCGATCTCCGGCGTGCACCACGGTCTGGCGAACGCCATCGTCCTGCCCGTGGTGATGGAGTTCAACCGCCCGATGACGACGGCCCGGCTGGCCCGCGTGGCGGTGGCGCTGGGCGAGTTCTTCAACATGCGTGAGGACGTGCTCGCCGGCCACGCCATCGAGCGGGTGCGCAAGCTGAACGCGGCCATCGGCATTCCGGCCCGGCTCCGGGACGCGAACGTCCAGGAGAAGGACCTGCCGCGCATCGCCGCCAAGGCCTTCGAGGATGCCTCGCACCTGACCAACCCGCGCAAGTGCGCCGAGGCGGACCTGCTCATGATGCTCCGCGAGGCGTTCTAA
- a CDS encoding DUF2381 family protein, producing the protein MWVLAIVLLLGTAARAQSSSPQERRARSVTVTGNPADPPHEIRVVQGVATLLRFQSPLNREAIEVDGRGTRITVDAGDRSLFLEPLLELGSTERLALRVSFADGKAPAEAMFVLVPASSEVDTRIDVIRLEPSEATCQTELLALKALCRAMGPLEFARAGYLDETGVKTTSFEFYRDEAGGFEAERGVSHLGPGWLLLDVRIINGSSQPWAPQGATLTSKAGRQVTVRAMTAIPEAIPSGQKGRILVEAEAPPKGAGGEYVLELGGKDGRSFSIPAVRVPTKVEGKP; encoded by the coding sequence ATGTGGGTCCTCGCCATCGTTCTCCTCCTTGGAACAGCTGCGCGGGCCCAGTCGAGCTCCCCTCAAGAGCGCCGAGCACGCTCCGTCACCGTGACCGGCAACCCTGCGGATCCGCCGCACGAGATCCGCGTCGTCCAGGGCGTCGCCACGTTGCTCCGCTTCCAGTCCCCGCTGAATCGGGAGGCCATCGAGGTGGATGGGCGCGGCACTCGAATCACGGTGGACGCAGGCGATCGCTCCCTCTTCCTCGAGCCTCTGCTCGAACTCGGGTCCACCGAGCGCCTGGCTCTGCGCGTCTCATTCGCGGATGGGAAGGCTCCGGCTGAAGCAATGTTTGTTCTCGTGCCGGCTTCCTCCGAAGTGGACACCCGGATCGACGTGATACGGCTCGAGCCGTCGGAAGCCACCTGCCAGACCGAACTGCTGGCGCTCAAAGCCCTGTGCCGCGCGATGGGACCTCTCGAATTCGCTCGGGCCGGCTACTTGGACGAGACCGGCGTCAAGACCACATCCTTTGAGTTCTACCGGGACGAGGCGGGCGGCTTCGAGGCGGAACGCGGCGTTTCCCATCTTGGCCCCGGCTGGTTGCTGCTGGATGTCAGAATCATCAACGGGTCCAGCCAGCCTTGGGCACCGCAGGGGGCGACGCTGACGAGCAAGGCGGGAAGACAGGTGACGGTGCGGGCGATGACAGCAATCCCAGAGGCGATTCCATCCGGGCAAAAGGGACGAATCCTCGTGGAAGCGGAGGCACCGCCAAAGGGTGCTGGGGGAGAATACGTGCTGGAACTCGGAGGGAAAGATGGCCGGAGCTTTTCGATTCCCGCCGTGCGCGTGCCGACAAAGGTGGAGGGCAAGCCATGA
- a CDS encoding SDR family oxidoreductase encodes MDTLNGSTALITGASSGIGEACAVALSKAGARLVLTGRRRDRLEALAARLPTPSHIIELDVRSRPAVETALSSLPAPFSEVDLLINNAGLGLGMEPAHTADLDDWETMIDTNCKGLVYVTRVLLPGMVQRNRGHVVNLGSVAATYPYPGGNVYGATKAFVHQFSQNLKADLVGTRVRVTEVQPGMVETGFSVVRFKGDAERARKVYEGMQPLTPDDIADIVLFCITRPAHVNLNVVEVMPADQGFGPMNVKRR; translated from the coding sequence ATGGACACCCTCAATGGATCGACGGCTCTCATTACTGGCGCGAGCTCCGGCATCGGCGAGGCCTGTGCAGTCGCCCTCTCGAAGGCGGGAGCACGCCTCGTGCTTACCGGCCGCCGGCGCGACCGGCTCGAGGCCCTCGCGGCCCGGCTCCCCACGCCCTCTCACATCATTGAGCTGGATGTCCGCTCGCGCCCCGCGGTCGAGACCGCGCTCTCCTCGCTGCCCGCCCCGTTCTCCGAGGTGGACCTGCTCATCAACAACGCGGGTCTCGGGCTTGGCATGGAGCCCGCTCACACGGCCGATCTCGATGACTGGGAGACGATGATTGACACCAACTGCAAGGGGCTCGTCTATGTGACGCGCGTGCTCCTGCCGGGCATGGTGCAGCGCAACCGCGGGCATGTGGTGAACCTGGGCTCTGTGGCCGCCACGTACCCGTACCCGGGCGGCAACGTGTACGGCGCCACCAAGGCCTTCGTGCACCAGTTCTCCCAGAACCTGAAGGCCGACCTCGTGGGCACGCGTGTGCGCGTCACCGAAGTGCAGCCCGGCATGGTCGAGACCGGCTTCTCCGTCGTGCGCTTCAAGGGCGACGCCGAGCGCGCCCGCAAGGTCTACGAAGGCATGCAGCCCCTCACCCCCGATGACATCGCGGACATCGTCCTGTTCTGCATCACGCGCCCCGCCCACGTGAACCTCAACGTGGTCGAGGTCATGCCCGCCGATCAGGGCTTTGGCCCCATGAACGTCAAACGCCGCTAG
- a CDS encoding SDR family oxidoreductase encodes MSGIKGKVVVITGASSGIGEATARLLARQGAHVVLGARRTDRLEALTKAITADGGSARYRALDVTRREDMQSFVEFALGAFGRVDVIINNAGVMPLSKLEVLKIDEWNRMIDVNIRGVLHGIAAGLPLMKKQRSGQFINISSLGGHKVVPTAAVYCATKSAVMAISEGLRQEVGGDIRVTVISPGVTESELAESITDPFSQKAMEDFRRIAIPAESIAKAIAFAIEQPDGVDVSEIIVRPTASDF; translated from the coding sequence ATGTCCGGAATCAAGGGAAAGGTCGTTGTCATCACCGGCGCCAGCAGCGGCATTGGCGAGGCCACCGCCCGCCTGCTCGCCAGGCAGGGCGCTCACGTGGTGCTCGGGGCCCGGCGCACCGACAGGCTCGAGGCTCTCACGAAGGCCATTACTGCCGACGGCGGCTCGGCCCGCTACCGCGCCCTGGATGTCACCCGGCGCGAGGACATGCAGTCCTTCGTCGAGTTCGCGCTCGGCGCCTTCGGCCGCGTGGATGTCATCATCAACAACGCGGGCGTCATGCCTCTGTCCAAGCTGGAGGTGCTGAAGATCGATGAGTGGAACCGGATGATCGACGTGAACATCCGGGGCGTGCTGCACGGCATCGCCGCGGGCCTGCCGCTGATGAAGAAGCAGCGCAGCGGGCAGTTCATCAACATCTCGTCCCTCGGAGGTCACAAGGTCGTGCCCACGGCGGCCGTCTACTGCGCAACCAAGTCCGCCGTGATGGCCATCTCCGAGGGGCTGCGTCAGGAGGTCGGCGGGGACATCCGCGTGACGGTCATTTCACCGGGCGTCACAGAGTCGGAGCTCGCGGAGAGCATCACCGACCCCTTCTCCCAGAAGGCGATGGAGGACTTCCGGCGGATCGCGATCCCCGCGGAGTCCATCGCCAAGGCCATCGCCTTCGCCATCGAGCAGCCCGATGGCGTCGATGTCAGCGAGATCATCGTGCGCCCGACTGCTAGCGACTTCTGA
- a CDS encoding winged helix-turn-helix transcriptional regulator: MARALDLIGDWWSLLIIRDALAGTRRFSEFQRSLGAAKNILTTRLRTLVAQGILEVAPASDGSAYQEYVPTEKGRALLPVLVALGQWGREYLFEPDEPCSILVDTKKQRPLSKLQLRAEDGRPLQSDEVVFRTPS; encoded by the coding sequence GTGGCCAGAGCGCTCGATCTCATTGGCGACTGGTGGTCGCTGCTCATCATTCGCGACGCGCTCGCGGGCACGAGGCGGTTCAGCGAGTTTCAGCGGAGCCTGGGCGCGGCCAAGAACATCCTGACCACACGCCTGAGGACGCTCGTGGCGCAAGGGATTCTAGAGGTCGCGCCTGCCTCGGATGGCAGCGCCTATCAGGAGTATGTCCCGACCGAGAAAGGCCGGGCCCTGCTCCCCGTTCTCGTGGCGCTGGGACAATGGGGCAGGGAGTACCTCTTCGAGCCGGACGAGCCCTGCTCGATCCTGGTCGACACCAAGAAGCAGCGGCCGCTCAGCAAGCTTCAGCTTCGCGCCGAGGACGGCCGCCCCCTTCAATCGGATGAAGTCGTGTTCCGGACTCCGTCCTGA
- a CDS encoding alpha/beta fold hydrolase yields MNLLCRNIPFFVLFLVALGTSAFAQPKQKAPGSYAKVNGLELYYETHGKGRPLVLLHGGLGSTSMFGDNLKALAKHYKVIAVDLQGHGRTADIDRPLSVELMADDVAALIQHLKLGKADVFGYSLGGGVALLVGIRHPELVNKLVIVSTVFRRDAFYPEILAQQGQVNEGAVEMMKQTPMYQGYAAVAPRPQDFPRLLKKIGEAMKQDFDFSKQIASLQAPTLVMAADADLFPASHAVEFFGLLGGGKRDGGWDGSGRPKSRLAILPGLTHYNIFADPLMVTVALPFLQEGT; encoded by the coding sequence ATGAACCTGCTGTGCCGGAACATCCCGTTTTTCGTCCTCTTTCTCGTGGCCCTGGGAACGTCGGCCTTCGCTCAACCCAAGCAGAAGGCGCCCGGCAGCTACGCGAAGGTCAACGGGCTCGAGCTCTACTATGAGACGCACGGCAAGGGCCGGCCCTTGGTCCTCCTCCACGGTGGACTCGGGTCTACGTCCATGTTCGGCGATAACCTCAAGGCACTCGCGAAGCACTACAAGGTCATCGCGGTGGACCTGCAGGGGCATGGGAGGACGGCCGACATCGACCGGCCGCTCAGTGTCGAGCTGATGGCCGATGACGTCGCGGCCCTCATCCAGCACCTCAAGCTAGGGAAGGCCGACGTGTTCGGCTACTCCCTGGGCGGTGGCGTCGCGCTGCTGGTGGGCATTCGCCATCCGGAGCTCGTGAACAAGCTGGTCATCGTCTCCACGGTGTTCCGCCGCGATGCCTTCTACCCGGAGATCCTCGCCCAGCAGGGACAGGTCAATGAGGGAGCCGTTGAGATGATGAAGCAGACGCCCATGTACCAGGGCTATGCCGCTGTCGCTCCCCGCCCCCAGGACTTCCCAAGGCTCCTGAAGAAGATCGGCGAGGCCATGAAGCAGGACTTCGATTTCTCGAAGCAGATCGCGTCGCTTCAGGCGCCCACACTGGTCATGGCCGCGGACGCAGACCTGTTCCCCGCCTCGCACGCCGTGGAGTTCTTCGGATTGCTCGGCGGCGGCAAGCGGGACGGTGGCTGGGACGGCTCGGGGCGGCCGAAGTCGAGGCTCGCCATTCTCCCGGGGCTGACGCACTACAACATCTTCGCCGATCCGCTCATGGTGACCGTCGCCCTGCCGTTCCTGCAGGAAGGCACGTAA
- a CDS encoding oxidoreductase, translating to MTKVWLITGSSRGLGRQLAKAVLDAGHRVVATARKAEDLRDLLAPYGERARAVALDVTNPVAARAAVAEATAAFGRLDVVINNAGYANVAPIETMAEDDFRAQFETNFFGVVNVTRAALPVLRAQRDGHIIQISSIGGRGSSPGLAAYQSAKWAVGGFSEVLAKEVGPLGIRVTVVEPGGMRTDWAGSSMRVDPVPSDYEQTVSTFSQNVRGRADVMRGDPAKIAKVLVDLASNPKPPLRLLIGTDAVFLAGVLAETRAQEDAQWRSVSVSTDFDGLVDFAETPVAQMLKAQRS from the coding sequence ATGACCAAGGTTTGGTTGATCACGGGAAGCTCACGCGGCCTGGGCCGCCAGCTCGCGAAGGCCGTGCTGGACGCCGGTCACCGCGTGGTGGCCACTGCGCGGAAGGCGGAGGATCTTCGCGACCTCCTGGCCCCTTACGGAGAGCGGGCCCGAGCAGTCGCACTGGATGTCACGAATCCGGTGGCGGCGCGCGCGGCGGTGGCCGAGGCCACGGCGGCGTTTGGCCGGTTGGATGTGGTCATCAACAACGCGGGCTATGCCAACGTCGCGCCGATCGAGACCATGGCGGAAGACGACTTCCGCGCGCAGTTCGAGACGAACTTCTTCGGCGTCGTGAACGTGACGCGCGCCGCACTGCCGGTCCTTCGCGCCCAACGCGATGGGCACATCATCCAGATCTCCTCGATCGGCGGCCGCGGTTCGTCGCCTGGGCTCGCTGCCTACCAGTCCGCCAAGTGGGCTGTTGGCGGCTTCTCGGAGGTCCTGGCGAAGGAGGTAGGTCCGCTGGGCATCCGGGTGACGGTCGTGGAGCCCGGAGGGATGCGCACCGACTGGGCGGGCTCATCGATGCGGGTTGACCCGGTCCCGAGCGATTACGAACAGACGGTGAGCACCTTCAGCCAAAACGTGCGAGGGCGCGCCGACGTCATGCGCGGCGATCCGGCAAAGATCGCGAAGGTGCTGGTGGATCTGGCCTCGAATCCGAAGCCGCCGCTGCGCCTCTTGATTGGCACGGACGCCGTGTTCCTGGCGGGAGTGCTCGCGGAGACGCGCGCCCAGGAAGATGCTCAGTGGAGGTCCGTGAGCGTGTCGACGGACTTCGATGGGTTGGTAGACTTCGCGGAGACGCCCGTCGCGCAGATGCTCAAGGCCCAGCGGAGCTGA